One genomic window of Acidobacteriota bacterium includes the following:
- a CDS encoding FKBP-type peptidyl-prolyl cis-trans isomerase, whose amino-acid sequence MTTRVRISSLVLASIVTVAIGAVGAQQGQPAQLPPPPDVAAAPPDAIVTASGLASKVLTPGRGTERPTAASTIKVHYSGWTTDGQMFDSSVVRGEPTSFGVTRVIRGWTEGVQLMVKGEKRRFWIPAGLAYGDNPRAGAPRGLLVFDVELLEITTPADAAAHLTAFGTHKTMAAASPYKLLPWQSIGPSNHTGRMTSIAVADVQGVRNIYVGAATGGVWKSANRGLTWRPIFEHEASASIGDVAVAPSNPSIVWVGTGESNLFRASMAGTGIYKSINAGRTWQHMGLTDTGTIGRVLVHPTNPSIVYVAASGHGGTPNDMRGVFKTTDGGKTWVKVLYRSPNTGAVDLVMDPRDPNTLYAGMWQRVRRKWSDPRVEPNYTEGGIWKTTDGGTTWVPANTGLPEPRFRGRIGLDVSRSNTNVVYAVIDNYDAGRPARPGENDAYGRLLPANSNIIRGMEIYRSDDKGATWRRTSGQTPETAAQMMGLGNTYNWVFTQIRVDTKNENRVYVLALSVSVSDDAGATFKPFAAGGGDNHRMWIDPVNPRVVYTAHDQGFTMTEDGGRTKREARGIRGTQFYNVELDMAKPFRAYGSVQDAGSFRVAVVPGAGRGVFTPKAWQGAPGGEGSQHAIDPTNPNLVYSHGFYGNFSRADVTPAPASRGGRGAAPAPSAAPAHTDIRPKAADGEAPQRAQWMAPIVLSPFDANTVYAGYQYVYRSRDRGTTWERISDDLTDSNPRQMGVNPSAIPYQTLTHIAESPLTRGLIYAGTDDGNLHVTRDDGRTWTNIGRNLPMALKKGVSRIVPSKCAAGTVLVAQRGREDDDFAPYLWKSTDYGATWTSVVGNIPSGSINVIREDPSVEGLLYAGNDFGAYVSKDAGLTWHVLGGNLPSVQVSDLQIHPRDHLIVIATYGRGMWVMDGRRVR is encoded by the coding sequence ATGACAACGCGCGTTCGGATTTCCTCGCTGGTGCTGGCCTCGATCGTAACCGTGGCGATTGGCGCCGTTGGCGCCCAACAAGGCCAACCGGCCCAGTTGCCTCCACCGCCGGATGTGGCCGCCGCGCCACCCGATGCCATAGTCACCGCTTCGGGACTGGCGTCGAAAGTGCTGACGCCCGGTCGCGGCACCGAACGGCCGACCGCCGCGTCAACCATCAAAGTTCACTACAGCGGCTGGACCACCGACGGGCAGATGTTCGACAGCTCCGTCGTCCGCGGCGAGCCGACCTCATTCGGCGTCACCCGGGTCATCAGAGGCTGGACCGAAGGTGTGCAGTTGATGGTGAAGGGCGAAAAGCGCCGCTTCTGGATTCCAGCCGGCCTGGCCTACGGCGACAACCCGCGCGCCGGGGCACCTCGTGGACTCCTGGTGTTTGACGTCGAGTTGCTTGAGATCACGACACCGGCTGATGCCGCTGCCCATCTGACTGCCTTCGGCACGCACAAGACGATGGCCGCGGCGTCGCCGTACAAACTCCTTCCCTGGCAGTCGATCGGCCCGTCGAATCACACCGGGCGCATGACGTCGATCGCGGTGGCTGATGTGCAGGGCGTGCGCAATATCTATGTGGGCGCGGCCACCGGCGGCGTGTGGAAGTCTGCGAACCGCGGCCTGACGTGGCGCCCCATCTTCGAGCATGAGGCGAGCGCGAGCATCGGCGACGTCGCGGTGGCGCCGTCGAATCCCTCAATCGTGTGGGTGGGCACCGGCGAATCGAATCTCTTCCGCGCGAGCATGGCGGGAACGGGCATCTACAAGTCCATCAATGCCGGCAGGACATGGCAGCACATGGGACTCACGGACACGGGCACGATCGGCCGCGTCCTGGTCCACCCGACCAATCCCAGCATCGTCTATGTGGCCGCCTCGGGCCATGGTGGGACGCCCAATGACATGCGCGGTGTCTTTAAAACCACCGATGGCGGCAAGACCTGGGTGAAGGTGTTGTATCGCAGCCCGAACACAGGCGCGGTGGACCTGGTGATGGACCCGAGGGACCCGAACACGTTGTATGCGGGCATGTGGCAGCGGGTGCGTCGCAAGTGGAGCGACCCGCGCGTGGAGCCGAACTACACCGAGGGCGGTATCTGGAAGACCACGGATGGTGGCACCACCTGGGTGCCGGCCAACACGGGGTTGCCCGAGCCGCGGTTCCGCGGGCGCATTGGCCTCGACGTCTCGCGATCGAATACGAACGTGGTCTACGCCGTGATCGACAACTACGACGCTGGCCGTCCGGCTCGTCCGGGTGAGAACGATGCCTACGGGCGTCTGTTGCCCGCCAACAGCAACATCATCCGCGGGATGGAGATCTATCGCAGCGACGACAAGGGCGCGACGTGGCGACGCACCAGCGGTCAGACGCCAGAAACCGCCGCGCAGATGATGGGATTGGGCAACACCTACAACTGGGTGTTTACGCAGATTCGCGTCGATACGAAAAACGAGAACCGCGTCTACGTTTTGGCGCTCAGTGTGAGCGTGTCGGACGACGCGGGGGCCACGTTCAAGCCGTTTGCGGCCGGCGGTGGCGACAACCATCGCATGTGGATCGATCCGGTTAACCCAAGAGTGGTCTACACCGCCCACGATCAGGGTTTCACGATGACCGAAGACGGCGGCCGGACGAAGCGCGAAGCCAGGGGCATCCGTGGCACGCAGTTCTACAACGTGGAACTCGACATGGCGAAGCCGTTTCGCGCGTACGGATCGGTGCAGGACGCCGGCAGCTTCCGCGTGGCCGTCGTCCCCGGAGCCGGCCGAGGCGTGTTCACGCCAAAAGCCTGGCAGGGCGCCCCCGGCGGCGAAGGCAGTCAACACGCCATCGACCCCACCAACCCGAACCTTGTGTATTCCCACGGCTTCTACGGCAACTTCTCGCGCGCAGACGTGACTCCGGCACCTGCCAGCCGCGGCGGGCGGGGCGCAGCGCCGGCCCCTTCGGCGGCTCCGGCACATACCGATATCCGGCCGAAGGCTGCTGATGGCGAGGCGCCTCAGCGGGCCCAGTGGATGGCGCCAATCGTGCTCTCACCGTTCGATGCCAACACCGTCTACGCCGGCTATCAGTACGTCTACCGATCGCGCGATCGCGGCACCACCTGGGAGCGCATCAGCGATGACCTAACTGATAGCAACCCGCGCCAGATGGGTGTGAATCCTTCCGCCATCCCCTACCAGACGCTCACGCACATTGCCGAGTCGCCACTGACCCGAGGCCTCATCTACGCGGGCACTGACGACGGCAATTTGCATGTCACACGGGACGACGGGCGCACGTGGACCAACATCGGCCGGAATCTGCCGATGGCGCTGAAGAAGGGGGTGTCGCGCATTGTGCCGTCGAAGTGCGCGGCAGGCACTGTGCTGGTCGCGCAGCGCGGCCGCGAAGACGACGATTTCGCGCCGTACCTGTGGAAGTCCACCGACTACGGCGCGACGTGGACCAGCGTGGTGGGCAATATCCCGTCGGGTTCCATCAACGTGATTCGCGAGGACCCGTCCGTAGAGGGTCTGCTGTACGCGGGCAACGACTTCGGCGCCTATGTGTCGAAGGATGCCGGCCTGACCTGGCACGTGCTGGGAGGAAACCTGCCGTCCGTGCAGGTCTCAGACCTGCAAATCCACCCGCGCGACCACCTCATCGTCATTGCCACCTACGGGCGTGGCATGTGGGTGATGGATGGCCGCCGGGTGCGATAG
- a CDS encoding amidohydrolase family protein codes for MTRSKGRLGVLVLAAMVFGLAPLPEAAPPQSGAIAIRAGRLIDPDTGTVSTDQIILVAGGRISAVGRGLAIPTGATVIDLSKASVMPGLVDAHTHLCLQVVAARDHGSYYYTTLNDPDAFRAVEGVANVRAMLEAGFTSVRDVGNEGNFACVQVRKGIMQGLIPGPTMITAGRIIAPFGGQFHLQPDKPGLAEPEYFFADTRDEMIKAVRQNAHFGATVIKIVVDDQRYIYSVDDIKFIKAEAARAGLKLAAHAWTRAGAQNAAEAGVDSIDHGIDMTDEILSLAKKNNVALVGTEFLVNSDFFDGAFRKQVVDRLRRAFKVGVTLVYGTDAIEAVDGKTRGEVAISGIDPWVEAGIPAPAILKAMTIEAHRLLGLDAERGSIKVGQAADLIATVDDPLANIAALKKVQFVMKDGRIVRQ; via the coding sequence ATGACTCGATCCAAAGGACGCTTGGGGGTACTGGTCCTGGCAGCGATGGTGTTCGGCCTGGCCCCGCTTCCGGAGGCCGCGCCGCCGCAGTCGGGCGCAATTGCCATTCGGGCGGGCCGGCTGATTGACCCGGACACCGGCACGGTTTCAACAGATCAGATCATCCTTGTCGCCGGCGGACGAATCTCTGCGGTCGGCAGAGGTCTGGCCATTCCGACTGGGGCAACGGTGATCGATCTGTCAAAGGCCTCGGTCATGCCAGGCCTGGTGGATGCGCACACGCACCTGTGCCTGCAGGTGGTGGCGGCGCGTGACCACGGCAGTTACTACTACACGACCCTGAACGACCCAGACGCGTTTCGTGCCGTCGAAGGGGTGGCCAATGTCAGGGCCATGCTCGAGGCCGGGTTCACGTCCGTGCGCGACGTAGGGAACGAGGGCAACTTTGCCTGTGTGCAGGTGCGCAAGGGCATCATGCAGGGACTGATTCCAGGTCCCACGATGATCACGGCCGGCCGCATCATTGCGCCGTTTGGCGGGCAGTTCCATCTGCAGCCAGACAAGCCCGGTCTGGCCGAACCCGAGTATTTCTTTGCCGACACGCGCGACGAAATGATCAAGGCGGTGCGGCAGAATGCCCACTTCGGCGCCACCGTGATCAAGATCGTGGTGGACGACCAGCGCTACATCTACTCAGTCGACGACATCAAATTCATCAAGGCGGAAGCGGCCCGGGCGGGTCTCAAGCTGGCGGCGCACGCGTGGACGCGTGCCGGCGCGCAGAATGCGGCAGAGGCCGGCGTGGACTCGATCGACCACGGCATCGACATGACAGACGAGATCTTGTCCCTTGCGAAGAAGAACAACGTGGCCCTGGTGGGCACGGAGTTCCTTGTGAACAGCGATTTTTTCGATGGCGCGTTTCGAAAGCAGGTGGTGGACCGCCTGAGGCGCGCGTTCAAGGTTGGTGTGACGCTGGTGTACGGCACGGATGCCATTGAAGCCGTGGATGGCAAGACCCGCGGTGAGGTCGCGATCTCGGGTATTGATCCCTGGGTTGAGGCGGGAATTCCGGCGCCGGCCATTCTCAAGGCAATGACCATCGAGGCTCATCGCCTGCTGGGTCTCGACGCGGAGCGCGGGAGCATCAAGGTGGGTCAGGCTGCCGACCTGATTGCGACCGTTGACGATCCGCTCGCCAATATCGCTGCCCTCAAGAAAGTGCAGTTCGTGATGAAAGACGGGCGCATCGTCCGCCAGTAG